A genome region from Gossypium hirsutum isolate 1008001.06 chromosome A04, Gossypium_hirsutum_v2.1, whole genome shotgun sequence includes the following:
- the LOC107949003 gene encoding LOW QUALITY PROTEIN: helicase-like transcription factor CHR28 (The sequence of the model RefSeq protein was modified relative to this genomic sequence to represent the inferred CDS: inserted 1 base in 1 codon): MAAMNPIDISSSDSELETEDVADRKALSSRILPQWAATNGTNSRSPGDARESKKISNQAQFSNLNSSGVNNHSRTEVPTHDPDDNAKASSQHIALGNGSENFTMNGNIGQPRTVNSRISNGSGTDFEKLTSQQALKRALPPSLQLSGQSSKSDNLVEIVSNSQILDAYGNSNHLAGPSSSNSQSYMRDHYNWGNTDGAMYGNTSRVLPPSFMQGKSVNFSQFSGPENPVYRAGVSEERVPINDERMVYQAALEDLSQPKIEAELPDGLLSVSLFRHQKIALHWMLQRETRTRLCSGGILADDQGLGKTISMIALIQVQKSLESKSKPEDPKKREFVALNLDDDDDDDNGTGGSDKVSQNRESDDTKSISKVSTSTSAFSRQRLPAGTLVVCPASVLRQWARELDDKVSEKSKLSVLIYHGGSRTKDPSELAKYDVVLTTYSLVTNEVPKQAIVDDDEIDEKIGEKYGLSSDFKRKKTANVGNKGKKGRKGIDGSLVDSSAGALARVHWLRVILDEAQTIKNHRTQVARACCGLRAKRRWCLSGTPIQNAVDDLYSYFRFLRHEPYDVYKSFCYGIKVPIARDYVKGYKKLQAVLKVVMLRRTKATLIDGEPIIKLPPKSIHMSKVEFSAEERAFYNQLEADSRSLFKEYAAAGTLNQNYANILLMLLRLRQACDHPLLVKGFNNDSIRNSDSVENSNPVGQVSVEMAKTLPRELLINLLNSLETSFAICLVCQDTPDEPVVTLCGHVFCYQCVSEHLTGDDNMCPAPECREQLGDDIVFSKATLRGCLAGDLNSSSSHPQFFGKSVILQDDYSSSKIQAVLEILQSKCLLKNSSPESPSSIGSSEAPFSSEQTFKETGHSGGRAVKHTTVYSNLPADGPMKAIIFSQWTGMLNLVEHSLRHHGISYRRLDGTMTLTARDRNVKDFNTDPEVTVMLMSLKAGNLGLNMVAACHVILLDLWWNPTTEDQAIDRAHRIGQTRPVTVTRITIKDTVEDRILSLQDEKRKMVASAFGEDQXRGISNSINSRRSQISVYGKLAKSYFIAFFWPYIFILEVPIMKV; this comes from the exons ATGGCTGCTATGAATCCAATAGACATTAGTTCTTCTGATAGTGAGCTTGAAACTGAAGATGTTGCAGACAGAAAAGCCTTATCTTCAAGGATCCTTCCCCAATGGGCAGCTACAAATGGTACTAATTCAAGGAGTCCTG GTGATGCTAGGGAGTCTAAAAAGATTTCCAATCAAGCACAGTTTTCTAATTTAAACTCTTCTGGTGTAAATAATCATTCACGAACAGAAGTCCCGACACATGACCCTGATGATAATGCTAAAGCCTCATCTCAACATATTGCCCTAGGCAATGGTTCTGAAAATTTTACAATGAATGGGAATATTGGTCAGCCTCGGACTGTTAATTCTCGAATTTCTAATGGTTCAGGTACTGACTTTGAGAAACTGACATCTCAGCAGGCTCTAAAGAGGGCTCTTCCTCCGTCTCTTCAACTCTCTGGACAAAGTAGTAAATCAGACAATTTAGTGGAGATTGTGAGCAACAGTCAGATTCTTGATGCTTATGGAAATTCTAACCATTTGGCTGGACCTAGTTCTTCCAATAGCCAGAGCTATATGAGAGACCATTATAACTGGGGCAATACTGATGGAGCTATGTATGGAAATACTAGTAGGGTCCTTCCTCCATCTTTTATGCAAGGAAAATCTGTTAATTTTTCTCAGTTTTCTGGGCCTGAAAATCCTGTATATCGAGCTGGAGTAAGTGAAGAAAGAGTTCCTATAAATGATGAAAGAATGGTTTATCAAGCAGCACTGGAG GACCTCAGCCAACCAAAAATTGAAGCTGAACTTCCCGATGGTCTTTTGTCTGTTTCTCTTTTCAGACATCAG AAGATTGCATTACATTGGATGCTTCAAAGAGAAACAAGAACTAGGTTATGTTCAGGTGGAATATTGGCTGATGATCAG GGCCTCGGTAAAACAATCTCAATGATTGCTCTTATACAAGTGCAGAAGTCTTTAGAGTCCAAATCAAAACCAGAAGATCCAAAAAAACGTGAATTTGTAGCTCTGAAtttggatgatgatgatgatgatgataatggtACTGGTGGGTCAGACAAAGTAAGCCAAAATAGAGAATCTGATGATACCAAGTCAATCTCAAAAGTGAGTACTTCAACCAGTGCATTCAGCAGACAGAGGTTACCAGCAGGGACATTGGTTGTGTGTCCAGCGAGTGTTCTTCGACAGTGGGCCAGGGAGCTGGATGACAAAGTTTCAGAGAAATCTAAACTTTCTGTCCTCATATATCATGGGGGTAGCAGGACCAAGGATCCTTCAGAACTTGCCAAGTATGATGTCGTTCTTACAACATATTCGCTTGTCACTAATGAAGTTCCTAAACAAGCTATTGTTgatgatgatgaaattgatgaaAAAATTGGGGAGAAATATGGATTGTCTTCTGACTTTAAGAGGAAGAAAACAGCTAATGTTGGTAATAAGGGGAAAAAGGGTAGGAAAGGAATTGATGGCTCCCTTGTTGATTCTAGTGCTGGTGCCCTTGCTAGAGTACATTGGTTAAGGGTGATACTAGATGAAGctcaaacaataaaaaatcatCGAACACAAGTTGCTAGAGCGTGCTGCGGTCTTCGAGCCAAGCGAAGATGGTGCTTATCTGGAACACCTATACAAAATGCTGTTGATGATTTATATAGCTACTTCAGGTTCCTGAGACATGAACCATACGATGTATATAAATCATTTTGCTATGGGATTAAAGTTCCAATAGCTAGAGATTATGTAAAAGGTTACAAGAAGCTGCAAGCTGTTTTGAAGGTAGTAATGTTGCGTCGCACAAAAG CAACGTTGATTGACGGGGAGCCGATAATCAAGTTGCCGCCAAAGTCAATTCACATGTCCAAAGTAGAGTTTTCAGCTGAGGAGCGGGCTTTCTATAACCAGCTAGAAGCTGATTCACGTTCTCTATTTAAG GAATATGCAGCTGCAGGCACACTGAACCAAAATTATGCAAATATTCTGTTGATGCTTTTGCGCCTACGTCAGGCTTGTGATCACCCGCTTCTTGTCAAAGGATTCAACAATGATTCCATTCGAAACTCTGACTCTGTTGAAAACTCTAACCCTGTTGGACAAGTTTCTGTAGAAATGGCCAAGACACTTCCTAGAGAATTGCTGATTAATCTACTGAACTCCTTGGAAACTTCCTTTGCCATCTGTCTTGTCTGCCAA GATACACCTGATGAACCTGTTGTTACCTTGTGCGGTCATGTTTTCTGCTATCAATGTGTGTCAGAACATCTGACTGGCGATGATAATATGTGCCCTGCACCTGAATGTAGAGAACAACTTGGTGATGATATAGTTTTTTCTAAAGCTACTCTTAGGGGCTGTCTTGCAGGTGATCTTAATAGTAGTTCCTCGCATCCCCAGTTCTTTGGAAAGTCAGTGATTTTACAGGACGATTACAGTTCATCAAAAATCCAGGCTGTCCTTGAGATTCTTCAGTCAAAATGCTTATTAAAGAATTCAAGTCCTGAATCACCGAGTTCTATTGGATCCAGTGAAGCTCCTTTTTCTTCTGAACAGACATTTAAAGAAACTGGTCATTCAGGCGGTAGAGCTGTAAAGCACACAACAGTTTATTCAAACTTGCCAGCTGATGGACCGATGAAAGCAATAATTTTCTCACAATGGACTGGTATGTTGAACTTGGTTGAGCACTCGCTACGCCATCATGGTATAAGCTATAGGAGACTTGATGGAACAATGACTTTAACTGCACGAGACCGGAATGTCAAAGATTTCAATACTGACCCAGAG GTAACTGTGATGCTGATGTCATTAAAAGCGGGAAACCTTGGTTTGAATATGGTTGCTGCTTGCCATGTTATCCTTCTGGACCTCTGGTGGAATCCAACCACTGAAGACCAGGCTATTGATCGAGCACATAGAATCGGACAGACTCGTCCTGTTACTGTAACTCGGATCACCATTAAAGACACAGTGGAAGATCGAATATTATCTCTTCAG gatgaaaaaagaaaaatggttgCTTCTGCTTTCGGTGAAGATC AGCGGGGGATCAGCAACTCGATTAACAGTAGAAGATCTCAGATATCTGTTTATGGGAAATTAGCCAAATCTTATTTCATTGCTTTCTTCTGGCCTTATATATTCATACTTGAAGTTCCCATCATGAAagtttga
- the LOC107949002 gene encoding DNA damage-repair/toleration protein DRT100 has translation MQLLKWVLNLLLVCSMLQVFPLPLAQTICSEADRAALLGFKAKILKDSTDSLSSWVGKDCCGGDWEGVGCNPTGRVNTLALQRPERDSTLYMKGTLSSSLGSLQFLEVLVISGMKFITGPIPESLSNLSRLKQLVLEDNSLQGNIPSGLGRLSFLQTLSLAGNHFNGVVPLSLGNLRNLVMLNLGRNSLTGSIPSSFKNLVHLQSFDLSFNLLSGFVPEILGQFHNITFIDLSNNQLSGHLPVSLFKLVTLSDLSLSHNQLTGSIPEQVGNLKSLTSLSLSHNKLIGPIPASISRLQKLWSLNLSRNGFSNPLPAISSKGVPSLLSIDLSFNNLSLGTVPNWIMDRQLSDVNLASCKLRGAFPKFRPDSLSSIDLSSNLLTGTISTHFTNMTSLQKLKLSNNQLKFDLSELKVPDGISSIDLHSNQVFGSLSSILNNRTSSFLEVIDVSNNLISGTIPEFTEGLSLKVLNIGSNKIAGQIPSSISNLIELERLDISRNQITGTIPASLGQVVKLQWLDLSINRLTGKIPTSLLGIHSLRHANFRANRLCGEIPQGRPYNIFPAATYAYNLCLCGKPLQPCKGKKQEMVQ, from the coding sequence ATGCAGCTTTTGAAATGGGTGCTAAACCTTCTTCTTGTTTGTTCAATGCTTCAAGTGTTTCCATTGCCATTAGCTCAAACAATCTGTTCAGAGGCTGATAGGGCTGCACTTCTCGGTTTCAAAGCCAAAATATTGAAAGACAGTACGGATAGTCTTTCTTCATGGGTCGGAAAGGATTGTTGTGGAGGAGATTGGGAAGGTGTTGGATGTAATCCAACAGGGAGAGTTAATACATTAGCACTTCAAAGACCAGAAAGGGATAGTACCCTTTACATGAAGGGTACTTTGTCTTCTTCCTTAGGAAGCTTACAGTTCTTAGAAGTGTTGGTCATCAGTGGTATGAAGTTTATTACAGGTCCAATCCCTGAGAGTTTGTCCAATCTGAGTCGGCTCAAGCAATTGGTGTTGGAAGACAATAGTCTTCAAGGGAACATACCTTCAGGTTTAGGTCGTTTATCTTTTCTTCAAACACTTTCATTGGCTGGTAACCATTTCAATGGGGTAGTTCCTCTAAGTTTAGGGAATTTGAGAAACCTTGTGATGTTGAATTTAGGGAGGAACTCTTTGACAGGTTCAATCCCTTCTAGTTTCAAAAACCTTGTCCATTTACAGTCTTTTGATCTCAGTTTCAACTTGTTGTCTGGTTTTGTCCCTGAAATTTTAGGACAGTTTCATAACATTACTTTCATTGACCTGTCCAATAATCAATTATCAGGGCACCTACCTGTTTCATTGTTCAAGTTGGTCACTCTGTCAGACCTGTCATTGAGTCATAACCAGCTCACAGGGAGTATCCCTGAGCAGGTTGGAAACCTTAAATCTCTCACTAGCCTTTCATTGAGTCATAACAAGTTAATAGGTCCTATTCCAGCATCTATTTCAAGGTTACAAAAACTTTGGTCCCTTAATTTATCTAGAAATGGGTTCTCAAATCCTTTACCAGCTATTTCTAGTAAGGGTGTTCCTTCACTTTTGTCAATAGACCTATCCTTCAACAACCTTAGTTTAGGGACAGTTCCTAACTGGATCATGGACAGACAACTTTCAGATGTGAATCTAGCTAGTTGTAAACTGAGAGGAGCCTTCCCAAAGTTCAGACCAGATTCATTGAGCTCTATAGACCTGTCAAGTAACTTACTTACGGGGACCATTTCCACTCACTTCACAAATATGACAAGTCTGCAAAAGCTCAAGCTTTCAAATAACCAACTGAAGTTTGATCTTTCTGAACTCAAAGTGCCAGATGGGATTTCCTCCATTGATCTACATTCGAATCAAGTATTCGGGTCTCTCTCGAGCATTTTGAACAACAGAACAAGCAGCTTCTTGGAGGTTATAGATGTGTCGAACAATCTCATTTCAGGCACAATACCAGAATTCACTGAAGGCTTGAGTTTGAAGGTGCTGAATATAGGAAGCAACAAGATTGCAGGCCAAATCCCCAGTTCAATCTCAAATCTCATTGAACTTGAAAGACTAGATATTTCAAGGAACCAGATAACTGGCACCATTCCAGCAAGTTTAGGACAAGTGGTGAAACTTCAATGGCTTGACCTGTCTATCAACAGGCTCACTGGGAAAATCCCAACTAGCTTATTGGGCATCCATTCTTTGAGACATGCAAACTTCAGAGCAAACAGACTATGTGGGGAGATTCCACAAGGGAGACCTTATAACATCTTCCCTGCCGCTACCTATGCTTATAATCTCTGTTTATGTGGCAAACCATTGCAACCTTGCAAGGGAAAGAAACAAGAGATGGTCCAGTGA